In Candidatus Polarisedimenticolia bacterium, the genomic window TCGGCCTAATTCTCCTGGCCGCATACGCCCATCTTCGCTCGCCAATCGTCACCACTGGCCTGGTGTTGCTGGGCCTTCTGTCGCTCGCTTTCATCGAGTCTCCGAGAGTTCTCGCGCTGGGGTTCCTTGCGTGTTTACCCGTTCTTCAGACCTTCGGAACGCAACTGTCAGTTTATGGTGAGGGCAGCGACTTGTTGCTGAACGTGATGGGAGCCTGCAACCTTCTCCTGCTTGGCGCGGGAAGTCTCGCTCTCTTTTGGCGGAGATCCGAGGTGGAGTGGAGGCGTCTGGGTCCGATCATCGCGTTCACCGGATATCTTTTGCTGACCATCGCCTCCTCACCCGAGCCTCAGCTCAGCGTTCGGAACTGGATTGCCTACGCCGTTCCGCTGTACCTGGCACTGCTCATCTCCGCTGACAGGGACCCCGCTCGGCTGGTGACGAAGGGAATCGTGGCGCTGGCGGTGTGTGCTGGAACGTCCGGCTTGATGGGACTCTGGCAAGTGGCGACATGGAACCTGACGTATCAGTTCAACGGCATGCCCAGAATCCCCGGTGGTCACGGATACCCCAACGCTTTCGCCATGTTTCTCGTCCTGTGCATCATGGCTTCGCTACTGATGACGTCTCGATCGAGGGTGGCAGGTAGAACCGCGCTGTCCATGGCAACCCTTGGGCCGCTGTTCGCCCTCCTGCTGTTTACATTCTCACGCACGGGATGGATCGTATTGCTGGCTTGCTTGATAACCTGCTGGCTGATGCTGGGCAAGAAGCTCGCGAGCTCGCTCCTGCTTTGGTCTCTCTTTCTGGGCCTTCTCTCCAGCTATCTCGTCCCGATCGTAATGAATCGATTTCAGCCTGACAGCTCTTATTACCAGCGCTTTGTATTGGCTCGGATCGGCTGGGACCTGTTTAAGGATGCTCCACTGATGGGTCACGGGGTGGGTTCGTTCCAGGTCATGTCGCGCGAGTTCCTCGGAACTGTTGTGGAGCGTCATGGCGTGCCCTTGGGCCTCGTGCCGCACAATGATGTGATCCGCTTCATGGTGGAGGGGGGCCTCGTCGGGCTGGCTCTGTACTTCGGAGTTCTCGCTCGTTGCGCGAGCATCGGGTGGCACCTTTTTAGATCAGGTGACGAAAGGAATCGACTGTTCGGCGCGTTTCTCGTCAGTGCGACAACAGGGACATTCGTCTTTGGGCTAGGAGGTCAGGGCCTGGCGTATGCGGCTCCGTATCTTTTGGCCGCGACAGGCCTTGGTGCAGGGCTGATGCGGCACCAGAAGGTCGTCTGAGTCCTGAATCCCGTGTCTAAGCTGACCATCACGTCTGCGCCGCGCGGCTGCGTTCTCAGTCCGGTACATGGTCTGCGCGCTGGGCCATCTGCAGGCCTTCAAGGACAAGCTCGACTCGATTTGCGAGGGAGGCGACCGTAAAGTCTGACAATCGGTCCTCGCGAAGGATGCCCCCCCGCGTGTTCCCCATGATGGTCAATATGGCCTCACGTAATGCCCGCGCATCGGACGGGTCGACGACGATTCCGGCTCCGAGGTGCCGGATGAGCCGACCCGCTTCAGAATTGTCTGGAGCCAGGCAGAGTATGGGGCGCTCGGTCGCAAGATAATCGTAGATCTTCGCTGGGATGTCGGCGGAGTGCTCTGGCGCCACGACTATCAGAAGTGCGCGAGCCATCTGCATCCTAGGTCGGATCCGGGTATAGGAAAGAGGCGCCTCGACACGCAGATAGGACCTTGCCTGGGGCGATACCTCAAGAAATGCCTGCGTGGTGCGATCCAAAGTCCCTCGGACCTCCACAATGAGATGTCGTGGTTCGAGAAGAGCTTCTCGTTCGAGGGCCTGGAGTGCGTTGAGCACGGGAATGAGCGTTCTGCCACCATAAAGATTGCCCGCGTGGAGAATGAAGGGAGTCTCACCGGAAGCCGACTGGGATGTCAGGTGGGCATGAGGCTCATCGATTGCATTCGGAAGCCAGGAGACTTTCGACGGCGATGAAGGACAAATCGAGTCTTGGTAATGCTGGGCCCGTGTCGGGCTGGCGAAAAAGACGTGCGTGGCTCTGCGGGCGATGGCTCTCTCGAGGAAGCGCTCAAGAGGTCGCCGGAACAGTGGCGGGCGAGACCGAGGATCGGTCTGGCTCGTCCAAGGGTCACGATAGTCAAGGATGAGACTGCAGCCACTCCGGAGGGAGAGAAGCCAGCCAATCACCAATGACGAAAACGGCCTCGCCATGGCAAAGATAGCGTGGGGCCGCTGTTGCTGAACGAGTTTGAGAGCCGCGGGCAGAACGAAGGGAGCCCAGCCGATCAAGGGATCGGGGAGGCACATTTCCCTGATGACTCTGCCCCGCAGGTGACGGATCCGTGCCGCGACGATTGCGCCCTCTTCGGTACGTGAAGTTGGGCCGTGCAATCCTATTGGTGGTACTCCCGGCAGCCAGGCTTTGACACGCACGATGTTCAATGCCTCTGTCCCTTCCAACAGGGTTTCATCGGTGAATTCGCTCAGCCGTGCCGAGGATTGCAGATCCAAAGTGAGGATGGTCATTCTCCAACCAATTGCTGCAAGGCGACGCGCAAGGCGCAGCGCACGCTTCGCCCCGACTCTCCCGGATGGGGGAAAATAGGGAGCCAGCATCAGTACATTCTTGGACCCAGAGGGAATCACCGCACGATGCTCCTAGGTTGCCCGCTCGTAGAGTGCCACGATCCATCCAGCGGCAACACGCCATCGCGGCGTCGTTCGGGCGAGGAGCTTGATGGTGCGCAGCATCCAGACCTGCGCTCTGGTGGGAGAAAAATTGGTCCTGCGACACCGAGGGCAGGTGGCATTCGGTGCCCACGTGTAGCAGTCCAGGCCCATGGTGCGAAGCCAGACGGGCAGACGTTCCGCAACTGAATGGGTGTGCGATGTCTGGGCTATGTGCTTGAGACGTGCTCCGGGGACCAATTGGGCCATGTCACCGGAATCAAAAGCCCTGAGGTGGTTGTAAACGTGAAAAGGAGAGTGACACGCAGGGCAGCGCGTGAGTCGGGCCTGTAAATCCTCACCGTTAGGCACAGAAATGAGGATGTGCTGGCGGGAGACCCGGGCGATTTCTGCGCAGGCCTTTTGTCCCAGTTCCAGCGGAAGGTGCTCAAGGACCTCGAACGCGGTGACCAGATCAAATGACCTTTCCTTGAAGGGAAGGTGAGTCAGGGAGCCGCAGACACCGGGCAGCCCGAGGTCACGCAGACCCTTCCTGCTCGTGTCACACCCCACGACCCATCGTTGTGAAGCAATGCGCCGTGTAAGTACGCCATTACCGCATCCGGCGTCGAGGACGGTTGAACCGGTTGCAGGAACCAACGACAGCGAAAGCGAAGCTCTTTCTTCTTGCTTGGGATCGATTGAGAGATCCCAACGCGCACTGTGTTCGAAGATCGTGGAGTCGTATTCTCGCGCTCCACCAACCCCGGGGGGCGTGGTCATGAGAACACCCTCAAGGTAAGCCAGCGCCGGGCAAGGGCCCAGTCCTCGTCATCGGCCAGTTTGAAGGCCATCGCCAGACCGATGAACGCAAGCATGAAACCTGCGATTCCAGCGACAATCGACCATTCGTGGACAGAAGTGAGATGAGCCGCTGCCAACGCCGGGAGAGCGGCAAACCCTGCGGCACCGAACAATTTGAGAGTCTTTATCCAGGGCCAGAGGTCTCTCCAGGAACATTCGAGGCGCAAGCGTATCCTTTGCAACAAATAGATGATGAGCACGACCTGCGTCACCACAGCGCCGACCGCCGGCCCATACCACCCCATAGGATAGATGAGCAAGACTCCGATTATGCCCGCCAGAATCACCGTGA contains:
- a CDS encoding O-antigen ligase family protein, producing the protein MVLLHPSRRRQVLSLSAQLGLILLAAYAHLRSPIVTTGLVLLGLLSLAFIESPRVLALGFLACLPVLQTFGTQLSVYGEGSDLLLNVMGACNLLLLGAGSLALFWRRSEVEWRRLGPIIAFTGYLLLTIASSPEPQLSVRNWIAYAVPLYLALLISADRDPARLVTKGIVALAVCAGTSGLMGLWQVATWNLTYQFNGMPRIPGGHGYPNAFAMFLVLCIMASLLMTSRSRVAGRTALSMATLGPLFALLLFTFSRTGWIVLLACLITCWLMLGKKLASSLLLWSLFLGLLSSYLVPIVMNRFQPDSSYYQRFVLARIGWDLFKDAPLMGHGVGSFQVMSREFLGTVVERHGVPLGLVPHNDVIRFMVEGGLVGLALYFGVLARCASIGWHLFRSGDERNRLFGAFLVSATTGTFVFGLGGQGLAYAAPYLLAATGLGAGLMRHQKVV
- a CDS encoding glycosyltransferase, with translation MLAPYFPPSGRVGAKRALRLARRLAAIGWRMTILTLDLQSSARLSEFTDETLLEGTEALNIVRVKAWLPGVPPIGLHGPTSRTEEGAIVAARIRHLRGRVIREMCLPDPLIGWAPFVLPAALKLVQQQRPHAIFAMARPFSSLVIGWLLSLRSGCSLILDYRDPWTSQTDPRSRPPLFRRPLERFLERAIARRATHVFFASPTRAQHYQDSICPSSPSKVSWLPNAIDEPHAHLTSQSASGETPFILHAGNLYGGRTLIPVLNALQALEREALLEPRHLIVEVRGTLDRTTQAFLEVSPQARSYLRVEAPLSYTRIRPRMQMARALLIVVAPEHSADIPAKIYDYLATERPILCLAPDNSEAGRLIRHLGAGIVVDPSDARALREAILTIMGNTRGGILREDRLSDFTVASLANRVELVLEGLQMAQRADHVPD